The DNA segment CTGGCCCCAGAAATAGCCCATCCGCGTGCAGATACGCCGAGCGTGCTCCTGGCCCACCATGTTCACCAGGTCGCGCCGGAACTGGCCCATGGCGAACAGGTCGTGGATCACCACCCGCCGGCCCAGCAGTGAGACCAGGCC comes from the bacterium genome and includes:
- a CDS encoding XylR N-terminal domain-containing protein, encoding MKAEDLDLQNLFRFSRGLVSLLGRRVVIHDLFAMGQFRRDLVNMVGQEHARRICTRMGYFWGQ